One genomic segment of Sebastes fasciatus isolate fSebFas1 chromosome 17, fSebFas1.pri, whole genome shotgun sequence includes these proteins:
- the cfap69 gene encoding cilia- and flagella-associated protein 69 isoform X2, translated as MDSGKVVHRRKPDIPTIRPRASDQKQHVQEASVKSLELSKVIRLFEDPLTANSKERHLFVLKKLLKRSQIGFLLRELTGIAKILNICAEKVTDHPEYVPILCEALQICRLPFLKEKASDELNYAQDVIEFLSHMGCLMRVSDVEVRQQIVESVKSFYSCVAPKQLLDGLQPTSPGYRLQLLERSDLAQTLLLSMATLENQPAIKLQLLQTLKILSSSSDMNCALILKARGAETICLHMNEPDPSGQVLFRSSEILWNLLERGSKEVTAQLSSMECVISLKEAFSHQLMNGFRHSDLQLRNDLLVITTLIAENPNSLLIESLFAKQLVVFVTFPELKSQNPLIRNLKLTYSNEDLKMKKLLLNLLVLMSKDLATLQLYKEEKVMLALLTLMKPTVASPERHSASRQWSSAQREELQLQALATIAIVAPLMLDDYMSCQGNTCLLLLLDWCIAQDAFFGQGQSSGRGSKKAQMRHCIRVLRSVTSLGEDSVNQDLCDQGTINQLLGVLMQMEASPDEEDSVTLEMKSDIQLILSALCENDMHRKELFGSEGVEMAVHFLKKGSNKFYSGLGHNKLILSTVDCVWSCIVGCYTTEDYFLAKEGASLLLDLLSSSPRCVHSNVLATLLELCDNPNTLSHILSWRDGGGQTAPRFLLQLWRDEEEELKVSRNHHGGIADAQRPILNHHQQQDSQLSFPANTPSAAVLELSENLRSKIYSIFCKLGFQDLPGLSRKHYVTLSIVRRYLDFKVGEVWEEISRELSLDGVRPITPDDEALSTIFKITEDTARRVAAEQNSILEQQEKEDIGEEELMYTEIKSHWTQRELTAKSWDNYVSKTSNYEILKEVKAQREKYIESSRPKPKHQDAAVRHTEHFIGQVMSVERTDGQGPAGVKVMLARAPIKAAGQNEVGATTQDPEYFSTVSVKD; from the exons ATGGATTCAGGCAAAGTTGTGCACAGAAGAAAACCGGATATTCCTACAATCAGACCAAGAGCATCGGATCAGAAGCAACATGTCCAGGAG GCCAGTGTGAAAAGTCTTGAACTCAGTAAGGTGATTCGTCTTTTTGAAGATCCTTTGACA GCTAACTCGAAGGAGAGGCACCTTTTTGTGCTGAAGAAACTACTGAAGAGAAGCCAAATTGGCTTT CTTTTGAGGGAGCTGACAGGCATCGCCAAAATACTCAACATCTGTGCTGAGAAAGTGACGGATCACCCTGAATATGTGCCCATTCTGTGTGAGGCACTTCAAATTTGTAG ACTTCCCTTCCTGAAGGAGAAAGCATCTGATGAGCTGAATTACGCTCAGGACGTCATAGAGTTCCTCTCACACATGG GCTGTCTGATGAGGGTGTCAGATGTTGAAGTGAGACAGCAGATAGTTGAGTCAGTGAAATCGTTCTACAGCTGTGTGGCTCCTAAACAGCTGCTTGACG GGCTTCAGCCGACCTCTCCAGGctacagactgcagctgctgGAGCGCAGCGACCTGGCTCAGACGCTGCTCCTCTCCATGGCCACTCTGGAGAACCAGCCTGCCATCAAGCTGCAGCTCCTGCAGACCCTTAAGATCCTCTCTAGCTCCTCTG ATATGAATTGTGCGTTAATACTGAAAGCACGAGGAGCAGAGACCATCTGCCTCCACATGAACGAACCCGACCCGTCCGGTCAGGTCCTGTTCCGCTCCTCCGAAATCCTCTGGAACCTGCTGGAGAGAGGCAGCAAGGAGGTCACTGCTCAGCTCAGCAGCATGGAGTGTGTCAT ATCCCTGAAAGAAGCGTTTTCTCACCAGCTGATGAACGGTTTCCGACATTCTGACCTCCAACTCAGAAATGATCTGCTTGTCATCACAACCCTCATCGCTGAGAATCCCAACTCTCTGCTTATT GAGAGTTTGTTTGCCAAACAGCTCGTGGTTTTTGTCACATTTCCAGAGC TGAAAAGTCAAAACCCTTTGATCCGCAACCTCAAGCTCACCTACAGTAATGAAGACTTGAAAATGAAGAAATTGCTTTTGAATCTGCTGGTTTTGATGTCAAAGGACTTAGCTACTCTGCAG CTTTATAAAGAGGAAAAAGTCATGCTCGCTCTGCTGACACTCATGAAGCCAACCGTTGCCTCGCCTGAGCGCCATTCGGCGTCACGTCAGTGGTCCTCGGCCCAGCGGGAGGAGCTTCAGCTGCAGGCGCTGGCCACCATAGCCATCGTCGCTCCGCTCATGTTGGACGACTACATGTCCTGTCAGGGAAACACGtgtctgctgctcctgctggactGGTGCATCGCTCAAG ATGCTTTCTTTGGTCAGGGTCAGAGCTCTGGAAGAGGCAGTAAGAAGGCTCAGATGCGGCATTGTATCAGAGTGCTGAGATCTGTGACGTCTTTAGGTGAAGACTCAGTCAACCAGGACCTTTGTGATCAAGGAACCATCAACCAGTTGTTGG GGGTTTTGATGCAGATGGAAGCGAGTCCTGATGAGGAGGATTCGGTCACCCTGGAGATGAAGTCAGACATTCAGCTGATACTTTCAGCGCTGTGTGAGAATGACATGCACAGAAAG GAACTGTTTGGATCAGAGGGCGTTGAGATGGCGGTTCACTTCCTGAAGAAAGGCTCCAACAAGTTCTACAGCGGTCTGGGACACAACAAGCTCATCCTCTCCACAGTGGACTGTGTGTG GTCCTGTATTGTGGGCTGCTACACCACAGAAGATTACTTTTTGGCTAAGGAGGGGGCGTCTCTTCTGTTGGATTTACTCAGT tCGAGCCCCAGATGTGTACACAGCAACGTCCTCGCCACCCTGCTGGAGCTGTGTGACAACCCCAATACTCTGTCTCACATCCTGAGCTGGAGGGACGGCGGCGGTCAGACGGCTCCCAGGTTCCTGCTGCAGCTGTGGagggacgaggaggaagagctgAAAGTCAGCAGGAACCACCACGGAGGGATCGCAG ACGCCCAGAGGCCCATTCtcaatcatcatcagcagcaggacTCCCAGCTGTCATTTCCTGCTAACACACCGAGTGCAGCAGTGCTGGAGCTGTCCGAGAACCTGCGGTCAAAGATTTACTCCATCTTCTGCAAACTTG GTTTTCAAGACCTTCCCGGATTGTCAAGAAAACATTATGTGACCTTGAGCATCGTCAGGCGATATCTGGACTTCAAG GTCGGTGAGGTGTGGGAGGAGATCAGCAGGGAACTGAGTTTGGACGGCGTGAGGCCGATCACCCCCGACGACGAGGCTCTGAGTACGATCTTTAAGATCACAGAGGACACGGCGAGGAGGGTCGCAGCGGAACAAAACAGCATCCTGGAGCAACAGGAGAAGGAGGACATCGGCGAGGAGGAGCTCATGTACACAGAG ATTAAGTCTCATTGGACGCAGCGGGAGCTCACAGCCAAGTCATGGGACAATTACGTTTCCAAAACTTCAAACTATGAGATCCTAAAG GAAGTAAAAGCACAGAGGGAGAAATACATTGAATCATCCAGACCCAAACCAAAGCATCAGGATGCTGCAGTTCGTCATACAGAG CATTTCATCGGGCAGGTGATGTCTGTAGAGAGGACAGACGGTCAGGGGCCCGCCGGAGTGAAAGTGATGCTGGCCAGAGCTCCCATCAAGGCTGCAGGTCAGAACGAAGTGGGAGCCACAACACAGGACCCAGAGTACTTCAGCACCGTATCTGTAAAGGACTGA
- the cfap69 gene encoding cilia- and flagella-associated protein 69 isoform X1: MDSGKVVHRRKPDIPTIRPRASDQKQHVQEASVKSLELSKVIRLFEDPLTANSKERHLFVLKKLLKRSQIGFLLRELTGIAKILNICAEKVTDHPEYVPILCEALQICRLPFLKEKASDELNYAQDVIEFLSHMGCLMRVSDVEVRQQIVESVKSFYSCVAPKQLLDGTERLAKPKPRTFHSDKRFSRLSLRLQPTSPGYRLQLLERSDLAQTLLLSMATLENQPAIKLQLLQTLKILSSSSDMNCALILKARGAETICLHMNEPDPSGQVLFRSSEILWNLLERGSKEVTAQLSSMECVISLKEAFSHQLMNGFRHSDLQLRNDLLVITTLIAENPNSLLIESLFAKQLVVFVTFPELKSQNPLIRNLKLTYSNEDLKMKKLLLNLLVLMSKDLATLQLYKEEKVMLALLTLMKPTVASPERHSASRQWSSAQREELQLQALATIAIVAPLMLDDYMSCQGNTCLLLLLDWCIAQDAFFGQGQSSGRGSKKAQMRHCIRVLRSVTSLGEDSVNQDLCDQGTINQLLGVLMQMEASPDEEDSVTLEMKSDIQLILSALCENDMHRKELFGSEGVEMAVHFLKKGSNKFYSGLGHNKLILSTVDCVWSCIVGCYTTEDYFLAKEGASLLLDLLSSSPRCVHSNVLATLLELCDNPNTLSHILSWRDGGGQTAPRFLLQLWRDEEEELKVSRNHHGGIADAQRPILNHHQQQDSQLSFPANTPSAAVLELSENLRSKIYSIFCKLGFQDLPGLSRKHYVTLSIVRRYLDFKVGEVWEEISRELSLDGVRPITPDDEALSTIFKITEDTARRVAAEQNSILEQQEKEDIGEEELMYTEIKSHWTQRELTAKSWDNYVSKTSNYEILKEVKAQREKYIESSRPKPKHQDAAVRHTEHFIGQVMSVERTDGQGPAGVKVMLARAPIKAAGQNEVGATTQDPEYFSTVSVKD, translated from the exons ATGGATTCAGGCAAAGTTGTGCACAGAAGAAAACCGGATATTCCTACAATCAGACCAAGAGCATCGGATCAGAAGCAACATGTCCAGGAG GCCAGTGTGAAAAGTCTTGAACTCAGTAAGGTGATTCGTCTTTTTGAAGATCCTTTGACA GCTAACTCGAAGGAGAGGCACCTTTTTGTGCTGAAGAAACTACTGAAGAGAAGCCAAATTGGCTTT CTTTTGAGGGAGCTGACAGGCATCGCCAAAATACTCAACATCTGTGCTGAGAAAGTGACGGATCACCCTGAATATGTGCCCATTCTGTGTGAGGCACTTCAAATTTGTAG ACTTCCCTTCCTGAAGGAGAAAGCATCTGATGAGCTGAATTACGCTCAGGACGTCATAGAGTTCCTCTCACACATGG GCTGTCTGATGAGGGTGTCAGATGTTGAAGTGAGACAGCAGATAGTTGAGTCAGTGAAATCGTTCTACAGCTGTGTGGCTCCTAAACAGCTGCTTGACGGTACGGAGCGTCTTGCCAAGCCAAAGCCTCGGACTTTCCACTCTGACAAGCGATTTTCTAGACTTTCACTGA GGCTTCAGCCGACCTCTCCAGGctacagactgcagctgctgGAGCGCAGCGACCTGGCTCAGACGCTGCTCCTCTCCATGGCCACTCTGGAGAACCAGCCTGCCATCAAGCTGCAGCTCCTGCAGACCCTTAAGATCCTCTCTAGCTCCTCTG ATATGAATTGTGCGTTAATACTGAAAGCACGAGGAGCAGAGACCATCTGCCTCCACATGAACGAACCCGACCCGTCCGGTCAGGTCCTGTTCCGCTCCTCCGAAATCCTCTGGAACCTGCTGGAGAGAGGCAGCAAGGAGGTCACTGCTCAGCTCAGCAGCATGGAGTGTGTCAT ATCCCTGAAAGAAGCGTTTTCTCACCAGCTGATGAACGGTTTCCGACATTCTGACCTCCAACTCAGAAATGATCTGCTTGTCATCACAACCCTCATCGCTGAGAATCCCAACTCTCTGCTTATT GAGAGTTTGTTTGCCAAACAGCTCGTGGTTTTTGTCACATTTCCAGAGC TGAAAAGTCAAAACCCTTTGATCCGCAACCTCAAGCTCACCTACAGTAATGAAGACTTGAAAATGAAGAAATTGCTTTTGAATCTGCTGGTTTTGATGTCAAAGGACTTAGCTACTCTGCAG CTTTATAAAGAGGAAAAAGTCATGCTCGCTCTGCTGACACTCATGAAGCCAACCGTTGCCTCGCCTGAGCGCCATTCGGCGTCACGTCAGTGGTCCTCGGCCCAGCGGGAGGAGCTTCAGCTGCAGGCGCTGGCCACCATAGCCATCGTCGCTCCGCTCATGTTGGACGACTACATGTCCTGTCAGGGAAACACGtgtctgctgctcctgctggactGGTGCATCGCTCAAG ATGCTTTCTTTGGTCAGGGTCAGAGCTCTGGAAGAGGCAGTAAGAAGGCTCAGATGCGGCATTGTATCAGAGTGCTGAGATCTGTGACGTCTTTAGGTGAAGACTCAGTCAACCAGGACCTTTGTGATCAAGGAACCATCAACCAGTTGTTGG GGGTTTTGATGCAGATGGAAGCGAGTCCTGATGAGGAGGATTCGGTCACCCTGGAGATGAAGTCAGACATTCAGCTGATACTTTCAGCGCTGTGTGAGAATGACATGCACAGAAAG GAACTGTTTGGATCAGAGGGCGTTGAGATGGCGGTTCACTTCCTGAAGAAAGGCTCCAACAAGTTCTACAGCGGTCTGGGACACAACAAGCTCATCCTCTCCACAGTGGACTGTGTGTG GTCCTGTATTGTGGGCTGCTACACCACAGAAGATTACTTTTTGGCTAAGGAGGGGGCGTCTCTTCTGTTGGATTTACTCAGT tCGAGCCCCAGATGTGTACACAGCAACGTCCTCGCCACCCTGCTGGAGCTGTGTGACAACCCCAATACTCTGTCTCACATCCTGAGCTGGAGGGACGGCGGCGGTCAGACGGCTCCCAGGTTCCTGCTGCAGCTGTGGagggacgaggaggaagagctgAAAGTCAGCAGGAACCACCACGGAGGGATCGCAG ACGCCCAGAGGCCCATTCtcaatcatcatcagcagcaggacTCCCAGCTGTCATTTCCTGCTAACACACCGAGTGCAGCAGTGCTGGAGCTGTCCGAGAACCTGCGGTCAAAGATTTACTCCATCTTCTGCAAACTTG GTTTTCAAGACCTTCCCGGATTGTCAAGAAAACATTATGTGACCTTGAGCATCGTCAGGCGATATCTGGACTTCAAG GTCGGTGAGGTGTGGGAGGAGATCAGCAGGGAACTGAGTTTGGACGGCGTGAGGCCGATCACCCCCGACGACGAGGCTCTGAGTACGATCTTTAAGATCACAGAGGACACGGCGAGGAGGGTCGCAGCGGAACAAAACAGCATCCTGGAGCAACAGGAGAAGGAGGACATCGGCGAGGAGGAGCTCATGTACACAGAG ATTAAGTCTCATTGGACGCAGCGGGAGCTCACAGCCAAGTCATGGGACAATTACGTTTCCAAAACTTCAAACTATGAGATCCTAAAG GAAGTAAAAGCACAGAGGGAGAAATACATTGAATCATCCAGACCCAAACCAAAGCATCAGGATGCTGCAGTTCGTCATACAGAG CATTTCATCGGGCAGGTGATGTCTGTAGAGAGGACAGACGGTCAGGGGCCCGCCGGAGTGAAAGTGATGCTGGCCAGAGCTCCCATCAAGGCTGCAGGTCAGAACGAAGTGGGAGCCACAACACAGGACCCAGAGTACTTCAGCACCGTATCTGTAAAGGACTGA